In a genomic window of Coprococcus eutactus:
- a CDS encoding TetR/AcrR family transcriptional regulator yields MPNLSEEKTEDKIIRSFKKLVNEYSFEKITVTMIAEDVGISRPIFYRYFKDKYELMDYMLYNEVTKELEVLLEHNMILEAIKYLFTHIINEAKLYRKLFETTGQNSFEQVMIEQFTSFFKEHLKIFDTDQIPSNPMLSPLIICKYLVMGLTVAIKGYLNSPEITNIDVDQAVEAYYFLVSHSIFELTKEDFRPKLFQPSDRNYITLPPRN; encoded by the coding sequence GTGCCAAATCTAAGCGAAGAAAAGACAGAAGACAAAATTATCAGAAGCTTTAAAAAGCTTGTAAATGAGTATTCTTTCGAGAAAATTACAGTTACTATGATTGCTGAGGATGTGGGTATATCAAGACCTATCTTCTATAGATATTTCAAAGACAAATACGAACTGATGGACTATATGCTTTACAATGAAGTGACAAAGGAGCTTGAAGTCCTGCTGGAACACAACATGATCCTAGAAGCGATCAAGTACCTTTTCACCCACATTATCAATGAAGCAAAGCTTTACAGAAAGCTTTTCGAGACAACCGGACAGAACAGCTTTGAGCAGGTCATGATCGAGCAGTTCACTAGCTTCTTCAAGGAACACCTGAAGATATTCGACACCGATCAGATTCCATCCAACCCTATGCTGTCTCCTCTCATTATATGTAAGTATCTTGTCATGGGTCTCACCGTAGCCATCAAGGGTTACCTTAACAGCCCGGAGATCACGAACATCGATGTAGATCAAGCTGTGGAAGCTTACTACTTCCTGGTGTCCCACTCCATATTCGAACTCACCAAGGAGGACTTCAGGCCAAAGCTGTTCCAACCATCTGACAGGAACTACATTACGCTGCCGCCGAGGAATTAG
- a CDS encoding metallophosphoesterase family protein translates to MIFYTSDLHFGHANAIKFDERPFTDVDDMADGMIHNWNSRVGKNDTVYILGDFCFKLKDPEPILARLKGRKHLIIGNHDQVIMGSEKLQSYFDDIQKMDYVSDRGKLIVMCHFPIAEWNKKKSGAYHFYGHIHKSSPEVYSFMTSQGRAYNVGCMINNYMPCTADEIIRNNEIYQARLQSG, encoded by the coding sequence ATGATATTTTATACGTCCGATCTTCATTTTGGACATGCAAATGCTATAAAATTTGATGAGAGACCATTTACAGATGTGGATGATATGGCTGATGGAATGATACATAACTGGAACAGCAGGGTAGGAAAGAATGATACAGTGTATATTCTCGGGGATTTCTGCTTTAAATTAAAAGATCCGGAGCCGATCCTTGCAAGACTTAAAGGACGCAAACACCTCATTATTGGCAATCATGATCAGGTAATAATGGGAAGTGAGAAGCTGCAGTCCTACTTCGACGATATACAGAAGATGGACTATGTGAGCGACAGAGGCAAGCTGATAGTCATGTGTCACTTCCCGATAGCTGAGTGGAATAAGAAGAAAAGCGGGGCATACCATTTCTATGGACACATCCACAAGAGCAGTCCCGAAGTGTACAGCTTCATGACCAGTCAGGGACGTGCTTACAATGTAGGCTGCATGATCAACAACTACATGCCATGCACCGCCGACGAGATCATCCGAAATAACGAAATATATCAAGCCAGATTACAGTCAGGATAA